The following coding sequences lie in one Kribbella sp. NBC_00709 genomic window:
- a CDS encoding aminoglycoside phosphotransferase family protein: protein MPVEIPAGLLAVAARGPDWADWLDRLPRLIRDLLDEWQLRVDGKPAYGNCAIVVPVLAEGKRAVLKVQFPHWEAETEHLALRTWAGNGAVQLLRADPRRFALLLERLESRDLTTIDALDACELVGATYKRLHVAAGPQYRTLSGELKRWVEGFRRLPASAPVPHRYVEQAISLSEDFIADPATDGRLIHTDLHYENMLAADREPWLVIDPKPLSGDPHFEVAPLIWNRWDEVVAAGDLRFAVRQRFYTAIDAAGLDEDRARDWVIVRQMLNVLGTLENTDGTLPQDWLTRNIAIVKAIQD from the coding sequence GTGCCGGTCGAGATCCCGGCCGGCCTGCTCGCCGTCGCAGCTCGCGGGCCGGACTGGGCGGACTGGCTCGATCGGCTTCCGCGGCTGATCCGGGATCTCCTCGACGAGTGGCAGTTGCGCGTCGACGGCAAGCCGGCGTACGGCAATTGCGCGATCGTCGTGCCGGTGCTTGCCGAGGGCAAGCGTGCCGTGCTGAAGGTGCAGTTCCCGCACTGGGAGGCCGAGACCGAGCATCTGGCACTGCGGACGTGGGCCGGCAACGGCGCGGTGCAACTGTTGCGGGCGGACCCACGCCGGTTCGCCTTGCTGCTCGAGCGGCTGGAGTCGCGGGACCTGACCACGATCGACGCGCTGGACGCGTGCGAGCTCGTTGGCGCGACCTACAAACGGCTGCATGTCGCGGCGGGTCCGCAGTACCGGACGCTGTCGGGGGAGCTGAAGCGCTGGGTGGAGGGCTTCCGGAGGCTGCCCGCGTCGGCGCCGGTGCCGCATCGGTACGTCGAGCAGGCGATCTCGCTCTCGGAGGACTTCATCGCCGACCCGGCCACCGACGGCCGGCTGATCCACACCGACCTGCATTACGAGAACATGCTGGCCGCGGACCGCGAGCCGTGGCTGGTGATCGACCCGAAGCCGCTGTCCGGTGACCCGCACTTCGAGGTCGCGCCGCTGATCTGGAACCGGTGGGACGAGGTCGTGGCCGCCGGCGACCTTCGGTTCGCGGTCCGGCAGCGGTTCTACACCGCGATCGACGCGGCCGGCCTGGACGAGGACCGGGCCCGCGACTGGGTGATCGTCCGGCAGATGCTCAACGTGCTGGGCACGCTCGAGAACACCGACGGCACCCTTCCTCAGGACTGGCTCACCCGCAACATCGCCATCGTCAAGGCCATCCAGGACTGA
- a CDS encoding TetR/AcrR family transcriptional regulator — MRMTGRERREQILGIAEEEFATAGLYGASTETIARRAGITQAYVFRLFGTKKQLFLACVDAAFGRMTLAMLAAAGGSSGIEALTAMGQEYNEMLADRTTLLLQLQGTAAAAAGDGEVRDAVRASFARLWQAVADTAQLDPVTIKSFLAFGMLLNTNAALDLPQVDEPWSHQARTRIKPGLFAHITTETNQ, encoded by the coding sequence ATGCGGATGACTGGGCGAGAGCGGCGTGAGCAGATCCTGGGGATCGCCGAGGAGGAGTTCGCGACCGCGGGGTTGTACGGCGCGTCGACCGAGACGATCGCCCGGCGGGCGGGGATCACGCAGGCGTACGTGTTCCGCCTGTTCGGGACGAAGAAGCAGCTGTTCCTGGCCTGCGTGGATGCCGCGTTCGGGCGGATGACGCTGGCGATGCTGGCCGCCGCGGGCGGGTCGAGCGGGATCGAGGCGCTGACGGCGATGGGGCAGGAGTACAACGAGATGCTCGCCGATCGCACGACGCTGCTGCTCCAGCTTCAGGGCACCGCCGCGGCCGCGGCCGGCGACGGCGAGGTCCGCGACGCCGTCCGTGCCAGCTTCGCCCGGCTCTGGCAGGCCGTTGCCGACACGGCTCAGCTGGATCCGGTCACGATCAAGTCGTTCCTTGCCTTCGGCATGCTTCTCAACACCAACGCGGCCCTCGATCTGCCACAGGTCGACGAACCGTGGTCCCACCAGGCCAGAACCCGAATAAAACCAGGCCTTTTCGCCCACATCACCACCGAGACCAACCAATGA
- a CDS encoding MFS transporter has product MSSRRLVAFLVFVGLIVAVIGSLGAPLITAVAEEYDVSLAASQWTLTIALLAGAVATPVLGRLGSGPRRRTVVLVMLGVEVIGSLLTVIPLPFALLLVGRALQGSGIGLVVLMMAVARDHLDEQRAARTIALLSVASTAGIGIGYPLSGLLTDLAGVRAAYGLGLVITAAALLAAVFALPEAPPRPSTRLDLRGAILLAIALPALLLVIGETNLWRHHAALAIAILVAALLVLIGWTVLEAHTEKPLVDVRLLRHPAVAAANLVMLTGGVGMYLLFSLITRYVQTPAAAGYGFGLNTFEAGLVLVPFSILGFVAGRLVPGWRERLGARWLLAASTAVVLAAFVLFALARSHLVEPILAIGILGFGVGAFSAAMPAVILAVTPREETASAMSVNAVVRSVGFSTGSALGGLILAAHTTGVFPRESGYGAAAWIGVAATAATLVIIAILPLKQQ; this is encoded by the coding sequence ATGTCCTCTCGGAGGCTCGTGGCGTTCCTGGTCTTCGTCGGGTTGATCGTTGCGGTGATCGGGAGCCTGGGAGCTCCGCTGATCACCGCCGTGGCCGAGGAGTACGACGTATCGCTGGCGGCCTCGCAGTGGACGTTGACGATCGCGTTGCTCGCGGGTGCGGTGGCGACGCCGGTGCTCGGTCGGCTCGGGTCGGGGCCGCGGCGGCGGACCGTCGTACTGGTGATGCTGGGAGTGGAGGTCATCGGCAGCCTGCTGACCGTGATCCCGCTGCCGTTCGCGCTCCTGCTGGTCGGCCGGGCGCTGCAGGGGTCCGGGATCGGGCTGGTGGTGTTGATGATGGCGGTCGCGCGAGACCACCTGGACGAGCAGCGGGCCGCGCGCACCATCGCATTGTTGTCGGTGGCATCGACCGCCGGTATCGGGATCGGCTACCCGTTGTCGGGCCTGCTCACCGACCTCGCCGGCGTACGTGCCGCCTATGGCCTCGGCCTCGTCATCACCGCGGCTGCTCTGCTCGCCGCCGTCTTCGCGCTGCCGGAGGCTCCGCCGCGCCCGTCGACCCGCCTCGACCTCCGCGGCGCGATCCTGCTGGCGATCGCGCTACCCGCCCTGCTCCTGGTCATCGGCGAGACCAACCTCTGGCGGCATCACGCCGCACTCGCCATCGCGATCCTCGTGGCCGCCCTTCTTGTGCTGATCGGCTGGACGGTCCTCGAGGCGCACACCGAGAAGCCACTGGTCGACGTACGTCTCCTTCGTCATCCCGCGGTCGCCGCGGCCAACCTCGTGATGCTGACCGGCGGCGTCGGCATGTACCTGCTCTTCAGCCTGATCACCCGCTACGTGCAGACCCCCGCCGCGGCCGGGTACGGCTTCGGGCTGAACACCTTCGAGGCCGGCCTGGTCCTGGTCCCGTTCTCGATCCTCGGCTTCGTCGCCGGCCGTCTGGTCCCGGGCTGGCGGGAGCGGCTCGGCGCCAGATGGTTGCTCGCAGCAAGTACGGCGGTCGTCCTGGCCGCGTTCGTACTCTTCGCGCTCGCCCGCTCACACCTGGTCGAACCGATCCTCGCGATCGGCATCCTCGGCTTCGGCGTCGGCGCCTTCTCCGCTGCCATGCCCGCCGTCATCCTGGCGGTGACCCCGAGGGAGGAGACGGCCAGCGCGATGAGCGTGAACGCGGTCGTCCGCAGCGTCGGCTTCTCGACCGGCAGCGCCCTCGGCGGGCTCATCCTGGCCGCCCACACCACGGGCGTCTTCCCCCGGGAGTCCGGGTACGGCGCGGCCGCCTGGATCGGGGTCGCCGCCACGGCCGCCACGCTGGTGATCATCGCCATACTCCCGCTCAAGCAGCAGTAA
- a CDS encoding MOSC domain-containing protein, whose translation MRLLTVNVVEKLIPGPKETGLTAIDKRPQPGRVHVGELGLTGDRVCDTKSHGGPDLALYTYAEEDANWWAAQLDRDIPSGLFGENLRTEGLDVNGALLGEVWRIGEEVEVMVRAPRIPCITFQHRMQEPRWVKRFHQAGRPGAYLKVLRAGTIGAGDPIQVISRPDHEVTVALMFAQQEPAKMQRMLDSGVALMDELRDTAQRVVARG comes from the coding sequence ATGCGGTTGCTGACGGTCAATGTGGTGGAGAAGCTGATTCCCGGTCCGAAAGAGACCGGGCTCACCGCCATCGACAAGCGACCGCAGCCCGGCCGGGTCCACGTCGGCGAGCTCGGCCTGACCGGCGACCGGGTCTGCGACACGAAGAGCCACGGCGGTCCCGATCTCGCCCTCTACACGTACGCCGAGGAGGACGCGAACTGGTGGGCCGCCCAACTGGACCGCGACATCCCGTCCGGCCTGTTCGGCGAGAACCTCCGCACCGAAGGGCTCGACGTCAACGGCGCACTGCTCGGTGAGGTGTGGCGGATCGGCGAAGAGGTCGAGGTGATGGTCCGCGCACCCCGCATCCCGTGCATCACCTTCCAGCACCGCATGCAGGAGCCGCGCTGGGTCAAGCGCTTCCACCAGGCCGGCCGCCCCGGCGCGTACCTGAAGGTGCTCCGCGCGGGCACGATCGGCGCCGGCGATCCCATCCAAGTCATCAGCCGGCCGGACCACGAGGTCACCGTCGCCCTGATGTTCGCCCAGCAGGAGCCCGCCAAGATGCAGCGAATGCTCGACTCCGGCGTCGCCCTGATGGACGAACTCCGCGACACCGCGCAGCGCGTGGTGGCGCGCGGATGA
- a CDS encoding MFS transporter, which yields MSAQTAVRRGVLPEPGPLRPLALATLLSRVGNGLLMTVSVLYFNRIVGLSIAQVGLGLTIAGLFGLLSAVPLGHLADRRGPRGLFVVLSLMVCGLSLLYLVVQNFWQFLVVSIVLTMIDRGAGAVRAALIAALTTGAGRVAARAYLRAITNIGIMVGAAIGAFALHFDTATAYRVMFVLDALLSSVAAFVVLAIPRVAPQSHDGDGPVWIALRDRGYIAVAALNAGMSIHFAVLDVAIPLWVVDHTDAPRWTVALLLIINTVVVSLFQVRSSRGIADPTTAARATRTAGLLLLASMVLLAGATWGNALIAVALLAVGALVQVIAELMQSSGSFLLSFDLAPGHAQGQYQGVWNTSMSISTMIAPTVLALLPLGLGVPGWIILGAWFALTGALFVPVVRWAESRRATLVTA from the coding sequence ATGAGCGCGCAGACAGCCGTCCGCAGGGGAGTGCTGCCGGAGCCGGGGCCGCTGCGGCCGCTTGCGCTGGCGACCCTGCTGAGCCGCGTCGGCAACGGGCTGCTGATGACGGTCAGCGTGCTGTACTTCAACCGGATCGTCGGCCTGTCGATCGCGCAGGTCGGCCTCGGTCTCACCATCGCCGGGTTGTTCGGGCTGCTGTCCGCCGTGCCGCTCGGGCATCTAGCAGATCGGCGGGGTCCGCGCGGTCTGTTCGTCGTCCTGAGCCTGATGGTCTGCGGGCTGTCGCTGCTCTACCTGGTGGTGCAGAACTTCTGGCAGTTCCTCGTCGTGAGCATCGTGCTGACGATGATCGACCGCGGTGCCGGTGCTGTCCGGGCCGCGCTGATCGCTGCGTTGACCACTGGCGCGGGCCGCGTCGCGGCCCGCGCGTACCTGCGGGCGATCACGAACATCGGCATCATGGTCGGCGCCGCCATCGGTGCCTTCGCGCTGCATTTCGACACGGCTACGGCGTACCGCGTGATGTTCGTGCTCGATGCGTTGTTGAGCAGTGTTGCGGCCTTCGTCGTACTGGCGATTCCGCGGGTGGCGCCGCAGTCACATGATGGTGACGGCCCGGTGTGGATCGCGCTGCGCGACCGTGGGTACATCGCGGTCGCCGCGCTCAACGCGGGTATGAGCATCCACTTCGCCGTACTCGACGTCGCGATCCCGCTCTGGGTGGTCGACCACACCGACGCCCCGCGCTGGACCGTCGCGTTGCTGCTGATCATCAACACCGTGGTGGTCTCGCTGTTCCAAGTACGGTCGTCGCGTGGCATCGCGGACCCGACCACGGCCGCGCGTGCCACCCGCACCGCCGGGTTGTTGCTGCTGGCATCGATGGTGCTACTGGCCGGCGCCACCTGGGGCAACGCACTGATCGCGGTTGCCCTGCTCGCTGTGGGCGCTCTGGTCCAGGTGATCGCCGAGCTGATGCAGTCGTCGGGCTCGTTCCTGCTCAGCTTCGACCTCGCGCCCGGCCACGCACAGGGTCAGTACCAGGGCGTCTGGAACACGAGCATGTCGATCAGCACCATGATCGCCCCGACCGTCCTTGCCCTCCTGCCCCTCGGCCTCGGCGTCCCCGGCTGGATCATCCTCGGCGCCTGGTTCGCCCTGACCGGCGCCCTGTTCGTACCGGTCGTCCGCTGGGCCGAGAGTCGCCGCGCCACGCTCGTGACGGCGTAG
- a CDS encoding IclR family transcriptional regulator, translating into MSSPSAIDKTLMVLDAVLEHSRFTDVVNATGLAKSTVHRIMASLVEHEFVAQADDGSYHPGPKALRLAGHALTNVDLATVARPVLADLVAQTRCTVHVGLLNGDEAIYVARLDGPKPYRMPSRVGKAIWLHCTGIGKALLAEKDEEALDVHITRTGLPARTPLTHTTATALKTDLAQVRSRGYALDDEENEPGIRCVAAVIHDHTGAAVAAVSISTLSLEQSIAQVALMAPAAIEAARKISAALGYREPTN; encoded by the coding sequence ATGAGTTCGCCTTCGGCCATCGACAAGACGCTGATGGTGCTGGACGCCGTACTGGAGCACTCGCGGTTCACCGACGTGGTCAACGCGACCGGTCTGGCCAAGTCCACCGTGCACCGGATCATGGCGTCGCTGGTCGAGCACGAGTTCGTCGCCCAGGCCGACGACGGCTCGTACCATCCGGGACCGAAGGCGCTGCGGCTCGCGGGTCACGCATTGACCAACGTCGACCTGGCCACGGTCGCCCGTCCGGTGCTCGCGGACCTGGTCGCGCAGACGCGGTGCACGGTGCACGTCGGACTGCTGAACGGCGACGAGGCCATCTACGTCGCACGCCTCGACGGCCCGAAGCCGTACCGGATGCCGTCGCGGGTCGGCAAGGCGATCTGGCTGCACTGCACCGGGATCGGCAAGGCGCTGCTCGCGGAGAAGGACGAAGAGGCTCTCGACGTCCACATCACACGGACCGGTCTGCCCGCGCGGACGCCGCTCACGCACACCACCGCGACCGCACTCAAGACCGATCTCGCCCAGGTCCGGTCCCGCGGGTACGCGCTCGACGACGAGGAGAACGAGCCCGGCATCCGCTGCGTCGCCGCAGTCATCCACGACCACACCGGCGCCGCCGTCGCGGCTGTCAGCATCTCCACCTTGTCGCTGGAGCAGTCGATCGCCCAGGTAGCCCTGATGGCGCCGGCCGCAATCGAAGCCGCCCGCAAGATCTCAGCCGCCCTCGGCTACCGCGAACCCACCAACTGA
- a CDS encoding SDR family oxidoreductase, which yields MTFSLAGRTALVTGARRGIGAAIAAGYAAAGAELILMARDAALEDTLEAIKQNGGGEATVVIADFADPAAVEAAAVELARDRHIDILVNNAGTIRRAPAAETTTADWQHVIDVNLNSTWAVTRPIGAAMAERRTGKIVTIASLLSFQGGITVPAYTASKHAVAGLTRALANEWGPAGVQVNAIAPGYISTDNTTELRADPAREAAIRQRIPAGRWGRPEDVVGAAVFLASSAADYINGHVLAVDGGWLSR from the coding sequence GTGACGTTCAGCCTCGCAGGGCGTACGGCGCTCGTCACCGGCGCGCGCCGTGGCATCGGCGCCGCCATCGCCGCTGGGTACGCCGCGGCCGGCGCCGAGCTGATCCTGATGGCCCGGGACGCCGCTCTGGAGGACACCCTCGAGGCGATCAAGCAGAACGGCGGCGGCGAGGCGACCGTGGTGATCGCGGACTTCGCGGATCCCGCCGCGGTGGAGGCAGCCGCCGTCGAGCTGGCTCGGGACCGGCACATCGACATCCTGGTCAACAACGCCGGCACGATCCGGCGGGCGCCGGCGGCCGAGACCACGACCGCGGACTGGCAGCACGTGATCGACGTGAACCTCAACTCGACCTGGGCGGTCACCCGGCCGATCGGGGCCGCGATGGCGGAACGCCGTACCGGGAAGATCGTCACGATCGCGTCGCTGCTGAGCTTCCAGGGCGGGATCACGGTCCCGGCCTACACTGCCAGCAAGCATGCGGTCGCGGGACTGACGCGCGCGCTGGCCAACGAGTGGGGGCCGGCCGGGGTTCAGGTGAACGCGATCGCGCCCGGATACATCAGCACCGACAACACCACGGAGCTGCGCGCGGACCCGGCCCGTGAGGCCGCGATCCGGCAGCGCATCCCGGCAGGCCGATGGGGGCGGCCGGAGGACGTCGTCGGCGCCGCGGTCTTCCTGGCCTCGTCTGCGGCGGACTACATCAACGGCCATGTCCTCGCGGTCGACGGTGGCTGGCTCTCCAGATAA
- the kduI gene encoding 5-dehydro-4-deoxy-D-glucuronate isomerase has product MTLQIRHATHPEQLPGFDTAALRRHYLVDDLFVPDAITAVLTHHDRIVLAGARPANGPLTLDTYPELRSEYFLERREAGIVNVGEPGTVTADGTKYELATGACLYVGRGVREVVFEGPDAAFYVFSAPAHTDFPTAQVNPGEGNRLELGDQQTANRRTIDQYIHADGVQSCQVVLGVTTLHAGSTWNTMPAHTHDRRTECYLYFGLPETERIVHLLGEPDETRHLLVADRQAIISPSWSIHSGCGTSSYSFVWAMAGENQAFGDMDGVDVQDLR; this is encoded by the coding sequence GTGACTCTGCAGATCAGGCATGCCACCCATCCCGAGCAGCTGCCCGGCTTCGACACCGCCGCGCTGCGCCGCCACTACCTGGTGGACGACCTCTTCGTCCCGGACGCGATCACCGCGGTGCTCACCCACCACGACCGGATCGTGCTCGCCGGCGCCCGGCCCGCGAACGGTCCGCTGACGCTGGACACCTACCCGGAGCTGCGCAGCGAGTACTTCCTCGAACGCCGCGAGGCCGGCATCGTCAACGTCGGCGAACCCGGGACGGTGACCGCGGACGGCACGAAGTACGAGCTGGCCACCGGCGCCTGCCTGTACGTCGGACGCGGCGTCCGGGAGGTCGTCTTCGAGGGACCCGATGCAGCGTTCTACGTCTTCTCCGCGCCCGCGCACACGGACTTCCCGACCGCGCAGGTCAACCCCGGCGAGGGCAACCGGCTCGAGCTCGGCGACCAGCAGACCGCCAATCGCCGCACGATCGACCAGTACATCCACGCGGACGGGGTGCAGAGCTGCCAGGTCGTGCTCGGCGTGACCACGCTGCACGCGGGCAGCACCTGGAACACCATGCCGGCCCACACCCACGACCGTCGTACCGAGTGCTACTTGTACTTCGGTCTCCCGGAGACGGAGCGGATCGTCCACCTCCTCGGCGAACCCGACGAGACCCGGCACCTGCTGGTCGCCGACCGGCAGGCGATCATCTCGCCGAGCTGGTCGATCCATTCCGGCTGCGGCACGTCGTCGTACAGCTTCGTCTGGGCGATGGCCGGCGAGAACCAGGCGTTCGGCGACATGGACGGTGTCGACGTACAGGACCTGCGGTGA
- a CDS encoding sodium:solute symporter family protein, with amino-acid sequence MTAVDWTVLVAYFVLMVLIGVWSRTKIKTVVDYFTTGGRIPWWLSGISHHMSGYSAVMFVAFAAVAYSYGITVYVWWAMTIGIGVGIGAFLFAARWNRLRAKHGVVSPLEYLARRYNLPTQQALAYSGAALKVVDIASKWVAIAVLLNGFTGVPMRWGILLTGVVTMLYATLGGLWADVLTDFGQFVIQFGAGIAMFIGVLAHLDGVPTLWKMWDQLPAGHGHALNGPYTPVFLIAFLFIKTFEYNGGMWNLAQRYMAAPSGSAAKKSALLSSALWLVWPLILFVPMCAAPLLVHPGKPEQSYVELSQLLLPSGLIGLVLAGFFSHTMAMVASDANAISSVITRDLAPVLVPRVRRLTDAATLKMARIVTFTFVTVSMLIAIATNGEGVVLKIVVDLVAATMGPIAIPLMLGLLPWFRRSGSRAALVSWAVGLIVWAVVKYGFDSTDQTLVVALPLATSLVVYVGLGLLFPENSADVDELVDSLNTDPDEVTARPAAVLS; translated from the coding sequence ATGACCGCAGTGGACTGGACAGTCCTGGTCGCGTACTTCGTGTTGATGGTGCTGATCGGAGTCTGGTCGCGCACCAAGATCAAGACCGTCGTGGACTACTTCACGACCGGGGGCCGGATTCCCTGGTGGTTGTCCGGCATCTCGCATCACATGTCCGGCTACAGCGCCGTCATGTTCGTCGCCTTCGCGGCCGTTGCCTACAGCTACGGCATCACGGTCTACGTGTGGTGGGCCATGACGATCGGTATCGGCGTGGGCATCGGCGCGTTCCTGTTCGCTGCCCGCTGGAATCGGCTACGCGCGAAACACGGGGTCGTGTCGCCGCTGGAGTACCTGGCCCGCCGGTACAACCTGCCGACACAACAGGCCCTCGCGTACTCCGGTGCCGCGCTCAAGGTCGTCGACATCGCCTCGAAGTGGGTCGCGATCGCCGTACTGCTGAACGGTTTCACCGGAGTGCCGATGCGGTGGGGCATCCTGCTGACCGGTGTGGTGACGATGCTGTACGCCACACTCGGCGGACTCTGGGCCGACGTGCTGACCGATTTCGGGCAGTTCGTGATCCAGTTCGGCGCCGGCATCGCGATGTTCATCGGCGTGCTCGCCCACCTGGACGGCGTACCGACGTTGTGGAAGATGTGGGACCAGCTGCCGGCCGGGCACGGGCACGCGCTGAACGGGCCGTACACGCCGGTCTTCCTGATCGCGTTCCTGTTCATCAAAACCTTCGAGTACAACGGCGGCATGTGGAACCTGGCGCAGCGCTACATGGCCGCACCGTCCGGATCCGCGGCGAAGAAGTCCGCGCTGCTCTCGTCGGCGTTGTGGCTGGTCTGGCCGCTGATCCTGTTCGTCCCGATGTGCGCGGCGCCGCTGCTCGTGCACCCCGGGAAGCCGGAGCAGTCGTACGTCGAACTGTCGCAACTGCTCTTGCCGAGCGGACTGATCGGGCTGGTGCTGGCCGGATTCTTCTCGCACACGATGGCGATGGTGGCGTCCGACGCGAACGCGATCTCGTCGGTGATCACCCGTGACCTGGCGCCGGTGCTGGTACCTCGCGTGCGCCGGCTGACCGATGCGGCGACGCTGAAGATGGCGCGGATCGTCACGTTCACGTTCGTCACGGTCAGCATGCTGATCGCGATCGCCACCAACGGTGAAGGCGTCGTACTCAAGATCGTCGTCGACCTGGTCGCCGCGACGATGGGACCGATCGCGATCCCGCTGATGCTCGGGTTGCTGCCGTGGTTCCGGCGCAGCGGGTCGCGGGCCGCGCTGGTGTCCTGGGCAGTCGGGCTGATCGTCTGGGCGGTCGTGAAGTACGGCTTCGATTCCACCGATCAGACCCTGGTCGTCGCGTTGCCGTTGGCAACTTCCCTGGTCGTGTACGTCGGCCTCGGGCTGCTCTTCCCGGAGAACAGCGCGGATGTCGACGAACTGGTCGACTCGCTGAACACCGACCCCGACGAGGTCACCGCCCGCCCCGCCGCCGTCCTGTCCTGA
- a CDS encoding tautomerase family protein: protein MPNITVELLSGRTLDQRREFVAAVTDSAIAILGAKRESVRIVFTEIEKTDVANGGTLAADV, encoded by the coding sequence ATGCCGAACATCACCGTCGAACTCCTCTCCGGCCGTACCCTCGACCAGCGCCGCGAGTTCGTCGCCGCCGTCACCGACTCCGCCATCGCCATCCTCGGCGCCAAACGCGAGTCTGTCCGGATCGTCTTCACCGAGATCGAGAAGACCGACGTAGCCAACGGCGGCACCCTGGCCGCGGATGTCTGA
- a CDS encoding aspartate-semialdehyde dehydrogenase: protein MRVGVFGATGQVGGVMRELLVERNFPVDEVRYFASARSAGKTLPFGDREIVVEDSAIADFSGLELALFSNGKTASKELAPKVAAAGAVVVDNSSAWRMDPDVPLVVAEVNPGDLDHLPKGIVANPNCTTMAAMPVLAPLHREATLTRLIVSTYQAVSGSGGVGVSELEDQARALAETGGKLARGTDGITLPEPKVYAGPIAFNVLPLAGSIVADGTGETDEEQKLRNESRKILHIPGLPVAGTCVRVPVFTGHSLSINAEFAEPITPERATEILGAAPGVAVTDLPTPLLAAGQDPSYVGRIRQDQSVPGNRGLVLFVSNDNLRKGAALNAVQIAELLAQR, encoded by the coding sequence ATGCGAGTTGGTGTGTTTGGTGCTACGGGGCAGGTCGGCGGCGTGATGCGGGAGTTGCTGGTCGAGCGCAACTTCCCGGTGGACGAGGTGCGGTACTTCGCCTCGGCGCGGTCGGCGGGGAAGACGTTGCCGTTCGGGGACCGGGAGATCGTGGTGGAGGACTCCGCCATCGCCGACTTCTCCGGGCTCGAGCTGGCGTTGTTCTCCAACGGGAAGACGGCGTCGAAGGAGCTCGCGCCGAAGGTGGCAGCCGCCGGTGCCGTGGTCGTGGACAACTCGTCCGCCTGGCGGATGGATCCCGACGTACCGCTCGTCGTCGCCGAGGTGAACCCGGGCGACCTCGACCACCTGCCCAAGGGCATCGTCGCCAACCCGAACTGCACCACGATGGCCGCGATGCCGGTCCTCGCCCCGCTGCACCGGGAGGCGACCCTGACCAGGCTCATCGTCTCCACCTACCAGGCCGTCTCCGGCTCCGGTGGTGTCGGTGTGAGCGAGCTGGAGGACCAGGCCCGCGCCCTCGCCGAGACGGGCGGCAAGCTTGCCCGCGGCACCGACGGCATCACGCTCCCCGAGCCCAAGGTGTACGCCGGGCCGATCGCCTTCAACGTGCTCCCGCTGGCCGGTTCGATCGTTGCCGATGGCACCGGTGAGACCGACGAGGAGCAGAAGCTCCGCAACGAGAGCCGCAAGATCCTGCATATCCCGGGGCTTCCGGTCGCCGGCACCTGCGTCCGGGTGCCCGTCTTCACCGGCCACTCGCTCAGCATCAACGCCGAGTTCGCCGAGCCGATCACGCCGGAGCGCGCGACCGAGATCCTCGGCGCCGCACCCGGGGTGGCCGTCACGGACCTTCCGACTCCGCTGCTCGCAGCCGGCCAGGACCCGTCGTACGTCGGTCGGATCCGTCAGGACCAGTCCGTGCCGGGCAACCGCGGTCTCGTGCTATTCGTCTCCAACGACAACCTCCGCAAGGGTGCCGCGCTGAACGCGGTCCAGATCGCGGAGCTGCTCGCCCAGCGATGA
- a CDS encoding class I SAM-dependent methyltransferase, which yields MDTQTLHAYDTGAVEYADDWETQPAGTDLQQLVRTYFTLGPTADVGCGSGRDTAWLTANGFQAVGLEPSDGLRAEAERRHPDVPFHNAALPDLDGVAPDSFTNVLCETVIMHLEPSAVGPAVRRLVDILKPGGVLYLTWRVSAADQRDDSGRLYAAVDITAVKDALDSCDLLLDEEVTSASSGRTIHRVVARKHQQR from the coding sequence GTGGACACGCAGACACTGCACGCCTATGACACCGGTGCCGTCGAGTACGCGGACGACTGGGAGACGCAGCCCGCCGGCACCGACCTCCAGCAGCTCGTCCGCACCTATTTCACGCTCGGCCCGACCGCGGACGTCGGCTGCGGCAGCGGTCGCGACACCGCCTGGTTGACGGCGAACGGGTTCCAGGCGGTCGGACTCGAGCCGTCCGACGGCCTCCGTGCCGAGGCCGAGCGGCGTCATCCGGACGTGCCGTTCCACAACGCCGCTCTGCCCGACCTCGACGGCGTCGCGCCGGACAGCTTCACCAACGTGCTGTGCGAGACCGTGATCATGCACCTCGAGCCGAGCGCGGTCGGTCCCGCCGTACGACGTCTTGTCGACATCCTCAAGCCGGGTGGCGTTCTCTATCTGACTTGGCGAGTCTCAGCAGCCGACCAGCGTGACGACTCCGGCCGTTTGTACGCAGCCGTCGACATCACCGCGGTGAAGGACGCACTCGACTCGTGTGACCTGCTCCTCGACGAGGAGGTCACCAGCGCGAGCTCCGGCCGGACCATCCACCGCGTGGTCGCCCGGAAGCATCAGCAGCGGTAG